The following are from one region of the Shinella sp. PSBB067 genome:
- a CDS encoding ceramide glucosyltransferase, protein MAQALALASGALVATNLASILIAARRLSPAGAPPPDVRKKPPVSIVVPLRGIENFSAETLDRAFRLDWPKYELLFCVAHGKDPIIAEVEKAALAHPYVEARILVGDDRISANPKLNNCVKGWQAARHDWVILADSNVLMPPDYIQHLMAGWRSDSGVVCSTPLGSRPDGFWAEVECMFLNTQQARWQYAGEAVGLGFAQGKSMLWSRPMLEANGGIQALNAEIAEDAASTKLVNRLGLKVHLVSAPFEQPLGRRTGQEIWSRQSRWSRLRRVTFPGFFAPEILLGALPPLLLALAAALLGKMALLPAALLVLAGIYLPEAALALAKGWRLSPWSVPAMIVRDCMMPAIWLRAWLGGTIDWRGNTMTIGTTASELKEAPAGS, encoded by the coding sequence ATGGCTCAGGCCCTCGCCCTTGCCTCGGGCGCTCTTGTCGCGACCAACCTTGCCAGCATCCTCATCGCCGCAAGGCGGCTGAGCCCCGCCGGTGCCCCGCCCCCCGATGTCAGGAAGAAGCCCCCCGTCTCCATCGTCGTCCCCCTGCGCGGCATCGAGAACTTTTCCGCCGAGACTCTGGACCGCGCCTTCCGCCTCGACTGGCCGAAATACGAGCTGCTCTTCTGCGTCGCCCACGGCAAGGATCCGATCATCGCGGAGGTCGAGAAGGCGGCGCTCGCCCATCCGTATGTCGAGGCCCGCATCCTCGTCGGCGACGACCGCATCAGCGCCAATCCGAAGCTCAACAATTGCGTCAAGGGCTGGCAGGCCGCCCGTCACGACTGGGTGATCCTCGCCGATTCCAACGTGCTCATGCCGCCGGATTACATCCAGCACCTCATGGCCGGCTGGCGAAGCGATTCGGGCGTCGTCTGCTCCACGCCGCTCGGCTCCCGGCCGGACGGTTTCTGGGCCGAGGTGGAATGCATGTTCCTCAACACGCAGCAGGCGCGCTGGCAATATGCCGGCGAGGCCGTCGGGCTCGGCTTCGCGCAGGGCAAGAGCATGCTCTGGTCCAGGCCGATGCTGGAGGCCAACGGCGGCATCCAGGCCCTGAACGCGGAAATCGCCGAGGACGCCGCCTCGACGAAGCTGGTGAACCGCCTCGGCCTCAAGGTCCATCTGGTTTCCGCGCCCTTCGAGCAGCCCCTGGGGCGTCGCACCGGCCAGGAGATCTGGTCGCGCCAGAGCCGCTGGTCGCGCCTGCGCCGCGTCACCTTCCCCGGCTTCTTCGCGCCGGAAATCCTGCTCGGCGCGCTGCCGCCGCTGTTGCTCGCGCTGGCCGCCGCGCTCCTCGGCAAGATGGCGCTTTTGCCTGCCGCCCTGCTGGTGCTCGCCGGCATCTACCTGCCGGAGGCGGCCCTTGCCCTTGCCAAGGGCTGGCGCCTTTCCCCCTGGTCGGTACCCGCCATGATCGTCCGCGACTGCATGATGCCGGCCATCTGGCTGCGCGCCTGGCTCGGCGGCACCATCGACTGGCGCGGCAACACGATGACGATCGGCACCACCGCCAGCGAACTCAAGGAAGCGCCGGCCGGCTCCTAG
- a CDS encoding cysteine hydrolase family protein, with amino-acid sequence MSKRAVIIVDLQKDYLGSGSFPLSGIEAAAANAARVIEAGRNLGDRIVHVHHVSKEAYSPLFAPDTDGIRAIPAVAPERDDTVIIKNYPNSFRQTPLHDTLQAAGIEEVVVVGAMSDVCIDATARAAADLGYGLTVVHDACATRDKAFGDSVVPAAQVHATIMSALEFGYGKVTTTAEFLS; translated from the coding sequence ATGAGCAAGCGCGCCGTCATCATCGTCGATCTCCAGAAGGATTATCTCGGCTCCGGCAGTTTTCCGCTGTCCGGCATCGAGGCGGCCGCGGCAAACGCGGCCCGGGTCATCGAGGCCGGCCGCAACCTGGGAGACCGGATCGTCCATGTCCACCATGTCTCGAAGGAGGCGTACTCCCCGCTCTTCGCGCCGGATACGGACGGCATCCGCGCGATCCCGGCGGTCGCACCGGAAAGGGACGACACGGTGATCATCAAGAATTACCCCAACTCCTTCCGCCAGACCCCGCTGCACGACACGCTGCAGGCCGCCGGGATCGAGGAGGTCGTGGTGGTCGGCGCGATGAGCGACGTGTGTATCGACGCGACGGCCCGCGCGGCCGCCGACCTCGGTTACGGCCTCACCGTCGTGCACGATGCCTGCGCGACCCGCGACAAGGCCTTCGGTGATTCGGTCGTACCGGCGGCGCAGGTCCACGCCACGATCATGTCGGCGCTCGAATTCGGCTACGGCAAGGTCACGACGACCGCTGAATTCCTGTCATAA
- a CDS encoding GlxA family transcriptional regulator translates to MAASAEIGLVLYPGVQMAAVLGMTDLFNAATALAGRNGRAGPRLSVSHWRLEEGRPVRIAASGFGEAAARPSVLVLPPALGDPIRREDAAPFAAWLRQCHASGIQLASICAGAFLLGETGLLTGRTITTNWVVAETFELRFPDVRVDTDRLVSDDGDIVTAGGVMAWVDLGLKLIDRFLGPTVMLEIARRFVIDPPGREQRYYSSFSPRLLHGDAAILKVQHWLRATGAKETGLDMLAAQAGLEARTFLRRFRKATGLTTTDYCQRLRVAKAQEMLQFSTRSVDLVAVDVGYNDPGAFRKVFARIVGLTPGEYRKRFRT, encoded by the coding sequence ATGGCGGCCTCGGCGGAAATCGGACTGGTGCTCTATCCGGGCGTGCAGATGGCGGCCGTTCTCGGCATGACCGACCTTTTCAACGCGGCGACGGCGCTTGCCGGGCGGAACGGACGGGCGGGGCCGAGGCTTTCGGTCAGCCACTGGCGGCTGGAGGAAGGTCGGCCGGTGCGCATCGCGGCGAGCGGCTTCGGGGAGGCGGCGGCGCGGCCCTCTGTCCTCGTGCTGCCGCCGGCGCTCGGCGATCCGATCCGGCGGGAAGATGCGGCGCCGTTTGCGGCCTGGCTGCGGCAGTGCCATGCGTCCGGCATCCAGCTCGCCTCGATCTGCGCCGGCGCCTTCCTGCTCGGCGAGACGGGATTGCTGACCGGCCGCACGATCACCACCAACTGGGTGGTCGCGGAAACGTTCGAATTGCGTTTTCCCGATGTCCGGGTCGATACGGACCGGCTCGTCAGCGACGACGGCGATATCGTCACGGCGGGCGGCGTGATGGCCTGGGTGGATCTCGGGCTGAAGCTGATCGACCGCTTTCTCGGGCCGACGGTCATGCTGGAGATCGCGCGCCGGTTCGTGATCGACCCGCCCGGCCGCGAGCAGCGCTATTACAGCTCCTTCTCGCCGCGCCTGCTGCATGGCGACGCGGCGATCCTGAAGGTGCAGCACTGGCTGCGGGCGACCGGGGCGAAGGAGACGGGCCTCGATATGCTGGCCGCGCAGGCGGGGCTGGAGGCGCGCACGTTCCTTCGGCGTTTCCGCAAGGCGACGGGGCTGACGACGACGGATTATTGCCAGCGGCTGCGGGTGGCGAAGGCGCAGGAAATGCTGCAGTTCAGCACACGTTCCGTTGACCTCGTGGCCGTGGACGTCGGCTACAACGACCCCGGCGCCTTCCGGAAGGTCTTTGCGCGCATCGTCGGGCTGACGCCGGGGGAATACCGCAAGCGCTTCCGGACCTGA
- a CDS encoding bifunctional serine/threonine-protein kinase/universal stress protein → MVKARLKPGDVIDGFVIEDIAHNGGMARIWTVSRPDIDFPILMKVPVIGEGDDPAAIVGFEMEQMILPRLSGPHVPRFVANGDFATLPYIVMERLPGTSLYPLLERLPLPPEEVAAIGAKVAVALDSLHRQHVVHLDLKPSNVMFRETGEAVLIDYGLARHVHLPDLMDEQFRLPYGTAPYMAPEQVLGARSDFRSDLFALGVMLYFFSTGERPFGDPQRLKGLKRRLWRDPLPPRARNAAIPPALQEIILRCLEVNPAWRYPSAAQLALDLQDLSSVKLTARAEKMKRDPLGMVLRRRFNPMPIETVKPQAAEAQLAGAPIVAVAIDLAGGAPDLAEAIHKTVARIVENTPDARIACINVLKINRIAIDTSLDEEGRNKHVLRLVELRNWSTGLPAPGGGITFHVLEAVSPADAILEYARENHVDHIVMGARAESAMRSMLGSVSGEIAAHAPCTVTVVRNRTRPD, encoded by the coding sequence ATGGTCAAGGCAAGGCTGAAACCCGGCGATGTGATCGACGGTTTCGTCATCGAGGACATCGCCCACAATGGCGGCATGGCGCGCATCTGGACGGTCAGCCGGCCCGACATCGACTTCCCGATCCTGATGAAGGTGCCGGTCATCGGCGAGGGCGATGACCCCGCGGCGATCGTCGGCTTCGAGATGGAGCAGATGATCCTGCCGCGCCTTTCCGGCCCGCATGTGCCCCGCTTCGTCGCCAACGGCGATTTCGCAACGCTCCCCTATATCGTCATGGAGCGCCTGCCCGGCACCTCGCTCTATCCGCTGCTCGAACGCCTGCCGCTGCCGCCGGAAGAGGTGGCCGCCATCGGCGCCAAGGTGGCGGTGGCGCTCGATTCGCTGCATCGCCAGCATGTCGTCCATCTCGACCTGAAGCCCTCCAACGTCATGTTCCGCGAGACCGGCGAGGCCGTGTTGATCGACTATGGCCTCGCCCGCCACGTCCACCTGCCCGACCTGATGGACGAGCAGTTCCGCCTGCCCTACGGCACCGCGCCCTACATGGCGCCCGAGCAGGTGCTCGGTGCGCGCAGCGATTTCCGCAGCGATCTTTTCGCGCTCGGCGTCATGCTCTATTTCTTCTCGACCGGCGAGCGCCCCTTCGGCGACCCGCAGCGTCTTAAGGGCCTGAAGCGCCGGCTCTGGCGCGACCCGCTGCCGCCGCGCGCGCGCAATGCCGCCATTCCGCCCGCCCTCCAGGAAATCATCCTGCGCTGCCTGGAGGTGAACCCCGCCTGGCGCTATCCGAGCGCCGCGCAGCTCGCCCTCGACCTTCAGGACCTCTCGTCCGTCAAGCTGACGGCGCGGGCGGAGAAGATGAAACGCGATCCGCTCGGCATGGTGCTGCGCCGCCGGTTCAATCCCATGCCCATCGAGACCGTGAAGCCGCAGGCCGCGGAGGCACAGCTTGCCGGCGCGCCGATCGTCGCCGTGGCGATCGACCTTGCCGGCGGCGCGCCGGACCTTGCCGAGGCAATCCACAAGACCGTCGCCCGCATCGTCGAGAACACGCCCGACGCCCGCATCGCCTGCATCAACGTCCTGAAGATCAACCGCATCGCCATCGACACCTCGCTGGACGAGGAAGGTCGCAACAAGCATGTGCTGCGGCTCGTGGAGCTGCGCAACTGGTCGACAGGCCTGCCCGCGCCCGGCGGCGGCATCACCTTCCATGTGCTGGAGGCGGTCTCGCCCGCCGACGCGATCCTCGAATATGCCCGCGAGAACCATGTCGACCATATCGTCATGGGCGCGCGCGCCGAATCGGCCATGCGTTCCATGCTCGGCAGCGTTTCCGGCGAGATCGCCGCGCACGCCCCCTGCACGGTAACGGTCGTGCGCAACCGCACCCGGCCGGACTAG
- a CDS encoding metallophosphoesterase: MLLAILSDIHANREAFEAVLAAADAAGAERFVLLGDVVGYGADPEWCAERAMQLAAGGAVVLRGNHDEAVGNPSVSMNTTATLALEWTRRQLGSATRAFLADLPLEVREGDCLFVHADASTPADWNYVLDASDAGRHLAACEARVSFSGHVHKPALYCTAPGGKVTHFRPVAATPVPLLPQRRWLAVIGAVGQPRDGNPAAAFALYDTESADLSFMRAAYDVDKAADKIRAAGLPASLADRLFRGR, translated from the coding sequence ATGCTGCTTGCCATCCTCTCCGACATCCACGCCAACCGCGAGGCCTTCGAGGCCGTGCTGGCGGCAGCGGACGCGGCCGGGGCGGAGCGCTTCGTGCTGCTGGGCGACGTCGTCGGCTATGGGGCGGATCCGGAATGGTGCGCCGAACGGGCGATGCAGCTTGCCGCAGGCGGCGCCGTCGTGCTGCGCGGCAACCATGACGAGGCGGTCGGCAATCCTTCCGTCTCGATGAATACCACGGCGACGCTGGCGCTCGAGTGGACGCGCCGCCAGCTCGGCAGCGCCACCCGCGCCTTCCTTGCCGATCTGCCCCTCGAGGTGCGCGAGGGCGACTGCCTCTTCGTCCATGCCGATGCCAGCACGCCCGCCGACTGGAACTACGTGCTCGACGCCAGCGATGCCGGCCGGCACCTTGCCGCCTGCGAGGCGCGCGTCAGCTTCAGCGGCCATGTGCACAAGCCGGCGCTCTACTGCACCGCGCCGGGCGGCAAGGTCACGCATTTCCGCCCCGTCGCCGCGACGCCGGTGCCGCTCCTGCCGCAGCGCCGCTGGCTCGCCGTCATCGGCGCGGTCGGCCAGCCGCGCGACGGCAATCCGGCCGCCGCCTTCGCGCTCTACGATACCGAGAGCGCCGACCTCAGCTTCATGCGCGCCGCCTACGACGTCGACAAGGCCGCCGACAAGATCCGCGCGGCGGGCCTGCCGGCCTCGCTCGCCGACCGCCTGTTCCGGGGACGCTAG
- a CDS encoding FAD-binding oxidoreductase, with the protein MPTSREITRQRDLHESRPLWADSPRISLRTRRSPQRQDYDCIIVGAGISGALTAHALADGKRSVLVVDRREPVHGSTLASTAMIQHEIDVPLHRLAGMIGVDKAQRAWQRSARAVEQLTRIVADAGLSCGFERKKTLFLAGDAYGRRALQTELEARQAAGIEAELVDAAQLAERFSIDRTGALLSDISASANPAQMAAGILRAVAARGVEIVSPLEITDMRSTTDCVFLATAEGNIVSARHVVFCSGYEFLEAVADRDHAIVSTWALSTPPGTALPDWLKDCIVWEGADPYLYLRRSRDGRLIAGGEDEESEDAYASPQKLRQKAKTIHRKVEALLGLSLPEPDHVWAAPFGTTRTGLPLIGRVPGLPNVFAVMGFGGNGITFSQIAAEIVAADIAGHGDADADLFGFRARDS; encoded by the coding sequence ATTCCGACATCCCGAGAGATCACCCGCCAGCGCGACCTGCACGAATCCCGGCCACTGTGGGCCGACTCGCCGCGCATTTCGCTACGCACGCGACGCAGCCCCCAGCGGCAGGACTACGATTGCATCATCGTCGGCGCCGGCATTTCGGGCGCCCTCACGGCCCATGCGCTCGCCGACGGCAAGCGTTCCGTACTCGTCGTGGACCGCCGGGAGCCCGTTCATGGCAGCACGCTCGCCAGCACGGCGATGATCCAGCACGAGATCGACGTTCCCCTGCACAGGCTCGCCGGCATGATCGGCGTGGACAAGGCACAGCGCGCCTGGCAGCGTTCCGCCCGCGCCGTCGAGCAATTGACGCGCATCGTCGCGGATGCAGGCCTTTCCTGCGGCTTCGAGCGCAAGAAGACCCTCTTCCTTGCCGGCGACGCCTATGGCCGGCGGGCCTTGCAGACCGAATTGGAGGCACGCCAGGCGGCGGGCATCGAAGCGGAACTCGTCGATGCCGCACAGCTCGCCGAGCGCTTTTCCATCGACCGCACCGGCGCCCTTCTCAGCGACATCTCGGCGTCCGCCAACCCGGCGCAGATGGCCGCGGGCATCCTGCGGGCGGTAGCGGCGCGCGGCGTCGAGATCGTCAGCCCCCTGGAGATCACCGACATGCGGTCAACGACCGACTGCGTGTTCCTCGCCACGGCCGAGGGCAACATCGTCTCCGCCAGGCATGTCGTGTTCTGCTCCGGCTACGAGTTCCTCGAAGCGGTCGCCGACCGGGACCACGCCATCGTCTCCACCTGGGCGCTCTCGACGCCGCCCGGCACGGCGCTGCCGGACTGGCTGAAGGACTGCATCGTCTGGGAAGGCGCCGATCCCTATCTCTACCTGCGCCGCTCCCGCGACGGCCGGCTGATCGCGGGCGGCGAGGACGAGGAGAGCGAGGACGCCTATGCCTCGCCGCAGAAGCTTCGGCAGAAGGCGAAGACCATCCATCGCAAGGTCGAGGCCCTGCTCGGCCTTTCCCTGCCTGAGCCGGATCATGTCTGGGCCGCCCCCTTCGGCACCACCCGCACCGGCCTGCCGCTCATCGGCCGCGTTCCCGGCCTGCCGAACGTCTTCGCCGTGATGGGTTTCGGCGGCAACGGCATCACATTCAGCCAGATCGCGGCCGAGATCGTCGCGGCCGATATTGCAGGCCATGGCGATGCGGATGCCGATCTTTTCGGCTTCCGCGCCCGCGATTCCTGA
- a CDS encoding VOC family protein codes for MTVSSRTPRPIDHLVLPVSELGIARERLTQLGFTVAKDARHPFGTENCCVFLSDGSYLESLGIANREECEEAARTGNVFVARDQAFRFRRGLEGFSGIAMATSDAWEDDRRYRAAGISGGEILEFSRDMLLPDGTSATGSFRLAFAADLRSPDFFFFASQRILPLPSDRKALEAHDNGVVALAEVVLSEQNPTDFQYLVQEAADEREIEAMSFGMSVETPRGRITVLNDAGLEGFYGIAPVAGTDRGLKGQAVVFRVSSLSDCRRLLEQRGVAFRERDNRLLVPPAPGQGVLFVFGE; via the coding sequence ATGACCGTGAGTTCGAGAACGCCCCGCCCGATCGACCATCTGGTGCTGCCGGTGTCCGAGCTGGGTATAGCCCGCGAGCGCCTGACGCAGCTCGGCTTCACCGTCGCCAAGGATGCGCGCCATCCGTTCGGCACGGAAAACTGTTGCGTCTTCCTCTCCGACGGCAGCTACCTGGAATCGCTCGGCATCGCCAACCGCGAGGAATGCGAGGAAGCCGCGCGGACGGGCAACGTCTTCGTCGCGCGCGACCAGGCTTTCCGTTTCCGCCGGGGGCTGGAAGGCTTTTCCGGCATCGCCATGGCGACGAGCGATGCCTGGGAAGACGACCGGCGCTACCGTGCCGCGGGGATTTCCGGCGGCGAGATCCTGGAGTTTTCCCGCGACATGCTGCTGCCGGATGGCACGTCCGCGACCGGCAGCTTCCGCCTTGCCTTCGCCGCCGACCTGCGCAGCCCCGATTTCTTCTTCTTCGCCTCGCAGCGCATCCTGCCGCTGCCCTCGGACCGCAAGGCGCTGGAGGCGCATGACAACGGCGTCGTGGCGCTCGCCGAGGTCGTGCTGTCCGAACAGAACCCGACGGACTTCCAGTATCTCGTGCAGGAAGCCGCCGACGAGCGCGAGATCGAGGCCATGTCCTTCGGCATGTCGGTCGAGACGCCGCGCGGCCGCATCACCGTGCTGAACGATGCCGGCCTCGAAGGCTTCTACGGCATTGCGCCGGTCGCCGGCACGGACCGCGGCCTCAAGGGGCAGGCGGTCGTCTTCAGGGTTTCCAGCCTGTCCGATTGTCGCCGCCTGCTGGAGCAGCGCGGCGTCGCCTTCCGCGAGCGGGACAACCGCCTTCTGGTGCCGCCGGCGCCGGGGCAGGGTGTCCTCTTCGTCTTTGGAGAATGA
- the kdsA gene encoding 3-deoxy-8-phosphooctulonate synthase — translation MKTNSTVIVGEGARKVTFAQTERFSLIAGPCQMESRDHAYMIAGTLAELCEKLDIGLVYKSSFDKANRTSLSGKRGIGLEKAMEIFADLKKDFGFPVLTDIHTEEQCALVAGTVDILQIPAFLSRQTDLLVAAANTGRTINVKKGQFLAPWDMKNVLAKFTESGNPNVLLCERGASFGYNTLVSDMRALPIMAALGAPVVFDATHSVQQPGGQGGSSGGQREFVETLARAAVAVGVAGLFIETHEDPDHAPSDGPNMVHLKDMPRLLEKLLAFDAIAKG, via the coding sequence ATGAAAACCAATTCCACCGTCATCGTCGGCGAAGGCGCCAGGAAGGTCACCTTCGCGCAGACGGAGCGCTTCTCGCTGATCGCCGGCCCCTGCCAGATGGAAAGCCGCGACCATGCCTACATGATCGCCGGCACGCTCGCCGAGCTCTGCGAAAAGCTCGACATCGGTCTCGTCTACAAGTCGTCCTTCGACAAGGCGAACCGCACCTCGCTTTCCGGCAAGCGCGGCATCGGGCTTGAAAAGGCGATGGAGATATTCGCCGACCTCAAGAAGGATTTCGGCTTCCCGGTTCTGACCGACATCCACACGGAAGAGCAATGCGCCCTCGTCGCCGGGACGGTCGACATCCTGCAGATCCCGGCCTTCCTGTCGCGCCAGACGGACCTTCTCGTCGCCGCCGCCAATACCGGGCGCACGATCAACGTCAAGAAGGGCCAGTTCCTCGCGCCCTGGGACATGAAGAATGTGCTGGCGAAGTTCACCGAGAGCGGCAATCCGAACGTGCTGCTGTGCGAGCGCGGCGCCTCCTTCGGCTACAACACGCTCGTCTCGGATATGCGCGCGCTGCCGATCATGGCCGCGCTCGGCGCGCCCGTCGTGTTCGATGCCACCCATTCGGTGCAGCAGCCGGGCGGGCAGGGCGGTTCGTCCGGCGGGCAGCGTGAATTCGTCGAGACGCTGGCCCGGGCGGCGGTTGCCGTCGGCGTTGCCGGCCTCTTCATCGAGACGCACGAGGACCCGGACCATGCGCCCTCTGACGGGCCGAACATGGTGCATCTCAAGGACATGCCGCGGCTTCTCGAAAAGCTGCTCGCCTTTGACGCCATCGCCAAGGGCTGA
- the eno gene encoding phosphopyruvate hydratase — protein sequence MTAIIDIIGREILDSRGNPTVEVDVHLEDGSFGRAAVPSGASTGAHEAVELRDGGKRYLGKGVENAVAAVNGEIFEAIGGLDAEDQIQVDQTMIELDGTPNKARLGANAILGVSLAVAKAAAEAANLPLYRYVGGPNARVLPVPMMNIINGGAHADNPIDFQEFMIVPVGAETIRDAVRMGSEVFHTLKKQLAADGHNTNVGDEGGFAPGLASAPAALDFIMKSIEKAGYRPGEDMFIALDCASTEFFKDGKYVLEGEGRTLEPGAMADYLAELTARYPIFSVEDGMAEDDWDGWKALTDKIGKKVQLVGDDLFVTNSARLRDGIKMGVANSILVKVNQIGSLSETLDAVETAHKASYTAVMSHRSGETEDSTIADLAVATNCGQIKTGSLARSDRTAKYNQLIRIEEQLGTQARYAGRGILRG from the coding sequence ATGACTGCTATCATCGATATCATCGGCCGCGAGATTCTCGACAGCCGCGGCAACCCCACCGTCGAAGTGGACGTGCACCTCGAAGATGGCAGCTTCGGCCGCGCGGCCGTTCCCTCCGGCGCCTCGACCGGTGCGCATGAAGCCGTCGAACTGCGCGACGGCGGCAAGCGCTACCTCGGCAAGGGCGTCGAGAACGCCGTCGCCGCCGTCAACGGCGAGATCTTCGAAGCCATCGGCGGCCTCGATGCCGAAGACCAGATCCAGGTCGACCAGACGATGATCGAGCTCGACGGCACGCCGAACAAGGCCCGCCTCGGCGCCAACGCCATCCTTGGCGTCTCGCTCGCCGTCGCCAAGGCCGCTGCGGAAGCCGCCAACCTGCCGCTCTACCGCTATGTCGGCGGCCCGAACGCCCGCGTCCTGCCAGTGCCTATGATGAACATCATCAATGGCGGCGCGCACGCCGACAACCCGATCGACTTCCAGGAATTCATGATCGTGCCGGTCGGCGCCGAAACGATCCGCGATGCCGTGCGCATGGGCTCGGAAGTCTTCCACACGCTGAAGAAGCAGCTCGCTGCCGACGGCCACAACACCAATGTCGGCGACGAGGGCGGCTTCGCGCCGGGTCTGGCATCTGCTCCCGCCGCCCTCGACTTCATCATGAAGTCCATCGAGAAGGCCGGCTACCGTCCGGGCGAGGACATGTTCATTGCGCTCGACTGCGCCTCGACGGAATTCTTCAAGGACGGCAAGTACGTGCTCGAAGGCGAGGGCCGCACGCTGGAGCCGGGCGCCATGGCCGACTACCTTGCGGAACTCACCGCCAGGTACCCGATCTTCTCGGTCGAGGACGGCATGGCGGAAGACGACTGGGATGGCTGGAAGGCGCTGACCGACAAGATCGGCAAGAAGGTTCAGCTCGTCGGCGACGACCTCTTCGTCACCAATTCCGCGCGCCTGCGCGATGGCATCAAGATGGGGGTCGCCAACTCGATCCTCGTCAAGGTCAACCAGATCGGCTCGCTCTCCGAGACCCTCGACGCCGTCGAGACCGCACACAAGGCGAGCTACACCGCCGTCATGTCGCACCGCTCGGGCGAAACGGAAGACTCCACCATCGCGGATCTCGCCGTCGCCACCAACTGCGGCCAGATCAAGACCGGCTCGCTCGCCCGCTCCGACCGTACCGCCAAGTACAACCAGCTCATCCGCATCGAAGAGCAGCTTGGCACGCAGGCCCGCTACGCCGGCCGCGGCATCCTGCGCGGCTGA
- a CDS encoding septum formation initiator family protein: MWTKHHKKRKFGRLTLPVITVAFLSYFGYHSVHGDLGLRGMEEFERQRVERQARLDVLVRQRQVLEKEVALMSDGSLERDMLDEKARSYLNMSRADEIVIFH; the protein is encoded by the coding sequence ATGTGGACCAAACATCACAAGAAGCGGAAGTTCGGCCGGCTGACACTGCCGGTGATTACGGTCGCATTCCTTTCCTATTTCGGTTACCATTCCGTCCATGGCGATCTCGGCCTCAGGGGAATGGAGGAGTTCGAGCGGCAAAGGGTGGAGCGCCAGGCGCGGCTCGACGTGCTCGTGCGGCAGCGCCAGGTCCTGGAAAAAGAGGTCGCCCTGATGAGCGACGGCTCGCTGGAACGCGACATGCTGGATGAAAAGGCGCGCTCGTATCTCAATATGTCGCGCGCCGACGAAATCGTGATTTTCCACTGA
- the pdhA gene encoding pyruvate dehydrogenase (acetyl-transferring) E1 component subunit alpha, giving the protein MAPRKTASTSSRKTAAKPAKKDFNGGTIADFSKEDDLKAYREMLLIRRFEEKAGQLYGMGFIGGFCHLYIGQEAVVVGMQMALKDGDQVITGYRDHGHMLACGMSARGVMAELTGRRGGLSKGKGGSMHMFSKEKNFYGGHGIVGAQVSLGTGLAFANRYRGNDNVSLAYFGDGAANQGQVYESFNMAALWKLPVIYIIENNRYAMGTAVSRASAQTDFSQRGASFGIPGYQVDGMDVRAVKAAADEAVEHCRSGKGPIILEMLTYRYRGHSMSDPAKYRSKDEVQKMRSEHDPIEQVRARLLERKWASEDDLKQIDKDVRDIVADSADFAQSDPEPDVSELYTDILL; this is encoded by the coding sequence ATGGCTCCGCGTAAGACCGCGTCCACGTCCAGCCGCAAGACTGCGGCAAAGCCTGCAAAGAAAGATTTCAACGGCGGCACCATCGCCGACTTCTCCAAGGAAGACGACCTGAAGGCCTATCGCGAAATGCTGCTGATCCGGCGTTTCGAGGAAAAGGCCGGCCAGCTCTACGGCATGGGCTTCATCGGCGGCTTCTGTCACCTCTATATCGGCCAGGAAGCCGTCGTCGTCGGCATGCAGATGGCGCTGAAGGACGGCGACCAGGTCATCACCGGCTACCGTGACCACGGCCACATGCTGGCCTGCGGCATGAGCGCCCGGGGCGTGATGGCGGAACTGACCGGACGCCGCGGCGGCCTTTCCAAGGGCAAGGGCGGCTCCATGCACATGTTCTCCAAGGAGAAGAACTTCTACGGCGGCCACGGCATCGTCGGCGCGCAGGTCTCGCTCGGAACGGGCCTCGCCTTCGCCAACCGCTACCGCGGCAACGACAACGTCTCGCTCGCCTATTTCGGCGACGGCGCGGCCAACCAGGGCCAGGTCTACGAAAGCTTCAACATGGCGGCCCTCTGGAAGCTGCCGGTCATCTACATCATCGAGAACAACCGCTACGCCATGGGCACCGCCGTCTCGCGCGCCTCGGCCCAGACGGACTTCTCCCAGCGCGGCGCCTCCTTCGGCATTCCGGGCTACCAGGTCGACGGCATGGACGTGCGCGCGGTGAAGGCCGCCGCGGACGAGGCAGTCGAGCACTGCCGCTCCGGCAAGGGCCCGATCATCCTCGAAATGCTGACCTACCGCTACCGCGGCCACTCCATGTCGGACCCCGCCAAGTATCGCTCGAAGGACGAAGTGCAGAAGATGCGCTCGGAGCACGACCCGATCGAGCAGGTCCGCGCGCGCCTTCTCGAAAGGAAGTGGGCGAGCGAAGACGATCTCAAGCAGATCGACAAGGACGTCCGTGACATCGTCGCCGACAGCGCCGATTTCGCGCAGTCCGATCCGGAGCCGGATGTCTCCGAACTCTACACCGACATCCTGCTGTAA